Proteins encoded in a region of the Anopheles aquasalis chromosome 2, idAnoAquaMG_Q_19, whole genome shotgun sequence genome:
- the LOC126572873 gene encoding RNA exonuclease 1 homolog has product MLPATGLFRTINCPFYEKDLCTRPYCHFKHAKAETPVATYSATPKALLNQTRSCADHGDDNDATIRKKAKLEYIPMPSIAPKYVPSALAKQPQTATNGGKSDEASADKQSTTVHTKEVKETEVVVEAPAPVEEKAPSQPSIDEITDHDRNGTNGVESSKLDSVKEKKSLTEERKKDGSSKSSAKDESERKKDSSHRHSSSTRKSSSSSTHHKSSESSSREHSNKERSAASNNSSKSRSSSSSSKSSHRDKDRESSRSHSSKHSSDKDRHHGSSDKERSHSRSSSSKSSSHSSSNHKSSSKSKEHHKTSSSSSSSSSSKRRSSSATETPAAAEEPKPVHPSEDEIYQELVNNPPSDIDMDSDDDDDVMQQCKMIFEEYQPDTQPNEAKDAGKNGHLDLVDMFAEKPNYDDNRKKRVAYEKSATSSKLLPAVEKKTNHIQNAIKSVYLRQEIVRKQQEELAARKRAEEEMKRQIAEETRKAMAKLATPPTVPVNGTQLSPISSSTFYNKSPDANISTPKSRFTPAVNVLAFQKAKEKIEELRRSQSAARTPAQTASKAGTRVAHAGAAVVSTSASPAAQAPPILEPTSSKISYNVRMQYYGLMVKHCLNIYPSCEDAWDRAQTEELAVMKKCSTAMIYKSSALLTINKLRKEAVESGSEAAEKNKTVSHDVILAGKMVNNISWSVNKKLKTEVKTSAYTIDNAPSTVAYKMIYECILTEEQLRSNGFPRPTDVAGKAKMYTAKPSRPPNENERYCSRCSKVFNVELYDEPQVDACNYHPKSTCYRRGFADNLHNCCQQPSGTPGCMYANYHVSSYMDYDNLTGFVKTIDTPEDYEPSKRDVFALDCEMCYTTGGLELTRVTVVDINEKTVYDTLVKPLNRIVDYNTRFSGITEEMLQKTSTTLCNVQAVLLSMFNSETILIGHSLESDFKALKLIHDVVVDTSVLYPHKMGPPKKRALKTLCIENLKKIIQENDAGHDSAEDSVVCIQLIKHYLRNRIL; this is encoded by the exons ATGCTGCCCGCGACGGGACTGTTCCGGACCATCAACTGCCCGTTCTACGAGAAAGACCTCTGCACCAGGCCCTACTGTCATTTCAAGCACGCCAAAGCGG AAACACCAGTCGCTACCTACAGCGCTACACCGAAGGCTCTCCTCAATCAAACGCGGTCCTGTGCAGACCATGGCGACGACAATGATGCTACGATACGGAAGAAGGCCAAGCTCGAGTACATTCCCATGCCTTCGATTGCGCCGAAATATGTACCGTCGGCGTTGGCCAAGCAACCACAAACCGCTACCAATGGAGGGAAAAGCGATGAGGCCTCAGCGGACAAACAATCGACCACCGTTCATACGAAAGAGGTGAAAGAAACCGAAGTGGTTGTAGAGGCTCCCGCCCCGGTTGAAGAAAAGGCGCCTTCACAACCATCAATAGATGAGATTACGGATCATGACCGTAACGGAACGAATGGTGTAGAATCCAGTAAGTTGGATtcggtgaaggaaaaaaaatcactgacggaagagagaaaaaaggatggTTCGTCAAAGTCATCTGCAAAGGACGAGAGCGAACGGAAGAAAGACTCTAGCCACCGACACAGTTCGAGCACAcgcaaatcatcatcttcatctacCCATCACAAATCATCTGAATCGTCAAGCAGGGAGCATTCGAACAAAGAACGTTCTGCAGCGAGCAATAatagcagcaaaagcagaagcagcagtagtagtagcaaaaGTTCACATCGCGATAAGGATAGGGAAAGTTCGAGGAGCCATTCTTCGAAGCATTCCTCGGATAAGGACCGTCACCATGGGTCTTCAGATAAAGAGCGTTCCCATAGTAGAAGCTCCTCATCGAAGAGCTCAAGTCACAGTAGCAGTAACCACAAAAGTAGCAGCAAAAGTAAAGAACACCATAAAacatcctcatcgtcgtcatcatcatcgtcctcgaaGAGAAGATCTTCATCGGCTACTGAGActcctgctgcagcagagGAACCAAAACCGGTGCACCCGTCGGAGGATGAGATCTACCAGGAGCTGGTCAACAACCCCCCGAGTGACATCGATATGgatagcgatgatgatgatgatgtgatgcagcagtgcaaaatgatttttgaagaatatcaACCTGACACACAACCGAACGAGGCAAAGGATGCGGGCAAAAATGGGCATCTTGATTTGGTGGACATGTTTGCCGAAAAGCCGAACTACGACGACAATAGAAAGAAACGTGTGGCGTACGAAAAGAGTGCAACCTCGTCGAAACTGCTGCCTGCGGTtgagaaaaaaaccaatcacATCCAGAACGCCATCAAG TCCGTTTACTTGCGCCAGGAAATCGTCCGGAAGCAACAGGAAGAGTTGGCGGCTAGGAAgcgagctgaagaagaaatgaagCGACAGATTGCGGAAGAAACCCGCAAAGCTATGGCCAAACTGGCCACACCGCCGACGGTACCCGTCAACGGTACGCAACTGTCGCCAATAAGCTCGAGCACTTTCTACAACAAATCGCCCGATGCCAACATCAGCACTCCCAAAA GTCGATTCACCCCTGCCGTCAATGTACTCGCTTTTcaaaaggcgaaagaaaagaTAGAGGAGTTGCGAAGAAGTCAATCCGCTGCACGTACTCCTGCCCAGACTGCTTCGAAGGCGGGGACACGGGTGGCGCATGCCGGAGCGGCCGTCGTTTCCACAAGTGCAAGTCCAGCTGCTCAAGCCCCACCAATCTTAGAGCCAACGTCAAGCAAAATCTCCTACAATGTCCGTATGCAGTATTATGGGCTGATGGTAAAGCACTGTCTGAATATCTATCCCAGCTGTGAAGACGCCTGGGATCGAGCACAAACGGAGGAGCTGGCAGTGATGAAAAAATGTAGCACGGCAATGATCTACAAAAGCAGTGCTCTGCTCACGATCAACAAGCTACGTAAGGAAGCGGTTGAGTCCGGCAGCGAGGCAGCAGAGAA gAACAAAACCGTATCTCACGACGTTATACTGGCGGGTAAAATGGTGAACAATATCTCCTGGAGTGTGAACAAAAAGTT GAAAACGGAAGTTAAAACCTCGGCGTATACCATTGACAACGCACCGTCTACGGTCGCTTACAAGATGATCTACGAATGCATCCTCACCGAGGAGCAGCTCCGTTCAAACGGATTCCCGCGACCAACCGACGTAGCGGGTAAGGCGAAGATGTACACCGCCAAACCATCGCGGCCTCCCAATGAAAACGAACGCTACTGTTCCCGGTGCTCAAAGGTGTTCAATGTTGAACTGTACGACGAGCCACAGGTGGATGCTTGTAACTATCATCCAAAGAGCACTTGCTACCGGCGTGGTTTCGCCGACAATCTGCACAACTGTTGCCAACAACCGTCCGGGACACCCGGTTGCATGTACGCCAACTATCACGTATCGAGCTACATGGATTACGATAACCTGACAGGATTCGTGAAGACAATCGATACTCCAGAGGACTATGAACCGTCGAAGCGCGATGTGTTCGCGCTCGATTGCGAGATGTGCTACACGACCGGTGGGCTCGAGTTAACCCGTGTCACGGTCGTCGATATCAATGAGAAGACTGTCTACGATACACTCGTGAAACCGTTGAATCGAATTGTGGACTACAACACGCG atTCTCCGGCATCACGGAGGAGATGCTGCAGAAGACGTCGACCACGCTGTGCAATGTACAGGCCGTGTTATTGTCAATGTTCAACTCCGAAACGATACTGATCGGGCACAGCTTGGAGAGCGATTTCAAAGCTCTGAAACTGATAcacgatgtcgtcgtcgataCATCCGTGCTGTATCCGCACAAGATGGGACCACCGAAGAAGCGCGCACTCAAGACGCTCTGCATCGAGAACCTGAAGAAAATTATTCAAGAAAATG ATGCCGGCCACGACAGTGCGGAAGACTCGGTCGTCTGCATACAGCTGATCAAACACTACCTACGGAATCGTATCTTGTAG
- the LOC126572880 gene encoding acyl-coenzyme A thioesterase 9, mitochondrial-like, with protein sequence MALTRLRLPKTFLRQQLSRSSSNYTGSEERPGRLIRVVTNGFPLISTTKTALLPSSFAGQRMYSNIDYLRGDPNLECTAGTMNDVKQTIIKKLGIEVGYTPFVSTREHLVKYVPQSVESLPARSMQDSFTSAIIPLTTDKILKDKYVGFMGNVRVGRLMEDMDMFAVWVVHKHVLVPDLPEGVSLPYTFVTILVDKIDFTDLMPTHDADIRLSGHVSWVGRTSVEVVVWMEQRLHGKWRKLTRALFLMAARDATNTKAAFINPLVPANAEEKAIFDGGESRKKRRVQLQKEDLLKAEPNDFEQRMVHELFIKSIDTKSRAFNKRILPPGYVWMEEATMANIVFSHPEDRNAHNKVFGGFLMRNALELSWALAYNFAKRRPKLERISDISFHHPVDVSSMLNMQAHVIYTDLHYMEIVVLADVYDAVTGQQTTTNSFFYTYSVAERLPKIMPKTYHEAMYYLDGRRKFRYAMGLDTPNAGQSASANPTTEEPKSKL encoded by the exons ATGGCTCTTACTCGTCtccgtttgccaaaaactttCTTGCGGCAGCAATTgtcgagaagcagcagcaactataCCGGCAGTGAGGAACGACCCGGACGGCTTATCAGAGTTGTCACCAATGGGTTTCCTTTGATAAGCACAACGAAAACAGCCCTCCTGCCGTCGTCATTCGCAGGCCAAAG GATGTACTCCAACATCGACTATCTGAGGGGTGATCCCAACCTGGAGTGCACGGCCggaacgatgaacgatg TGAAACAAACGATCATTAAAAAGCTGGGCATCGAAGTTGGATATACGCCGTTCGTTAGCACCCGGGAGCATCTGGTCAAGTATGTGCCACAGTCCGTGGAATCGTTGCCAGCACGCAGCATGCAGGACTCCTTCACGTCGGCCATCATCCCGCTAACGACGGACAAAATACTGAAGGATAAGTACGTCGGATTCATGGGAAACGTGCGTGTTGGCCGGCTTATGGAGGATATGGACATGTTTGCCG TCTGGGTCGTTCATAAGCACGTGCTGGTACCGGATCTTCCGGAAGGAGTCTCACTGCCTTATACGTTCGTGACCATTCTGGTAGACAAAATCGACTTCACCGACCTGATGCCTACACATGACGCCGACATTCGACTGTCCGGGCACGTGAGCTGGGTTGGTCGCACCTCGGTCGAGGTGGTCGTATGGATGGAGCAGAGACTGCACGGAAAGTGGCGTAAGCTTACGCGTGCCCTGTTCCTGATGGCAGCTCGTgatgccaccaacaccaaggCGGCCTTTATTAACCCGCTCGTTCCGGCCAATGCCGAGGAGAAAGCTATATTCGATGGTGGAGAAT CACGCAAAAAACGACGTGTTCAGCTGCAGAAGGAAGATCTTCTGAAAGCTGAACCGAACGATTTCGAGCAGCGAATGGTGCACGAACTGTTCATCAAGTCAATCGACACCAAGAGTCGTGCGTTCAACAAGCGCATCCTGCCGCCCGGTTACGTGTGGATGGAGGAGGCAACCATGGCCAACATTGTCTTTTCGCACCCGGAAGACCGCAACGCACACAACAAGGTGTTTGGTGGCTTTCTGATGCGAAACGCGCTGGAACTAAGCTGGGCACTGGCGTACAACTTTGCCAAGCGACGCCCAAAGCTGGAACGAATTTCGGACATTAGCTTCCACCATCCGGTGGACGTTTCGTCGATGTTGAACATGCAGGCGCACGTGATTTATACCGATTTGCACTACATGGAGATAGTGGTGCTGGCGGACGTGTACGATGCCGTAACGGGCCAGCAAACGACGACCAACAGCTTCTTCTACACGTACTCCGTGGCCGAGCGGTTGCCGAAAATTATGCCCAAGACGTACCACGAGGCAATGTACTATCTGGACGGGCGACGGAAGTTCCGCTATGCTATGGGGCTCGATACGCCGAACGCTGGACAAAGTGCCAGTGCCAATCCGACTACGGAGGAACCGAAAAGTAAACTCTAA